The Cyprinus carpio isolate SPL01 chromosome A5, ASM1834038v1, whole genome shotgun sequence genome has a segment encoding these proteins:
- the LOC109081415 gene encoding E3 ubiquitin-protein ligase RNF167-like, which yields MVYVGTQLGVSVLVLFCTVAPSPAQAYIYAHYSNMTSMLFEDLPALFGPPLPKDGLVGVLVEARPQNACMPIDPPPVSPTPADPNSTTKYIVLIRRYDCNFDIKVLHAQQAGFSAAIVHNMYSNSLLSMGYSNDTIMEEIEIPSVFTSYYASQILHSFIIPEKGAYVILKPEFSFPLSYYLIPFTGVVGIIFIVMVIILIVRCVQHRKRLRKNRLSKEQLKKIPTHKFVKGDSYDVCAICLDEYEEGDKLRVLPCSHAYHCRCVDPWLTQTKKTCPVCKQRVTRPDPEYSESSDSDGESAPHEADEEEEGATSEADSERTPLLRPSNPASPASSSPPPTYASTVTSEAAVATVTTSAQCLQPDEPLLGCDEYYSPIEDSEEGPDDDDDDRDTTELIGRGAVRV from the exons ATGGTGTATGTGGGGACGCAGCTGGGCGTATCCGTCCTAGTCTTATTCTGCACTGTGGCGCCGTCTCCTGCTCAGGCATATATATATGCT CATTACAGTAACATGACCTCCATGCTGTTTGAAGATCTGCCTGCTCTCTTTGGCCCTCCTCTGCCAAAAGATGGACTGGTG GGTGTGCTGGTAGAAGCTCGTCCTCAGAATGCCTGCATGCCTATAGATCCTCCTCCGGTCTCTCCCACACCCGCTGATCCCAACAGCACTACAAAATACATTGTCCTCATTCGGCGCTATGACTGTAACTTTGATATCAAG GTGCTCCATGCACAGCAGGCCGGTTTCAGTGCAGCCATAGTTCACAACATGTACTCTAATTCACTTCTCAGTATGGGATACAGCAATG ACACTATCATGGAGGAGATCGAGATTCCCTCTGTGTTCACAAGCTACTATGCCTCTCAGATACTGCACAGCTTCATCATACCAGAGAAAGG GGCTTACGTGATTCTGAAGCCTGAGTTCTCCTTCCCTCTGTCCTACTATCTCATCCCCTTCACTGGAGTAGTCGGAATAATCTTCATTGTCATGGTCATCATACTG ATTGTGCGGTGCGTGCAGCACAGGAAGAGACTTCGGAAAAACAGACTCTCCAAAGAACAGCTGAAGAAAATCCCCACTCACAAGTTCGTTaaag GTGATAGTTATGATGTCTGTGCGATCTGCCTCGATGAGTATGAGGAGGGAGATAAGCTGAGAGTGCTGCCGTGTTCACATG CTTACCACTGCAGGTGTGTGGACCCCTGGCTCACCCAAACTAAAAAAACCTGCCCGGTGTGCAAGCAACGTGTGACCCGTCCCGACCCAGAATACTCCGAGTCTTCAGACTCCGACGGAGAGTCAGCGCCACACGAGGCTGACGAGGAAGAGGAAGGAGCGACCAGCGAGGCAGATTCTGAGCGCACGCCTCTCCTGCGACCCTCCAACCCCGCGTCCCCCGCCTCCTCCAGCCCGCCTCCCACCTACGCCTCCACGGTAACCTCAGAGGCCGCCGTCGCCACGGTAACGACCTCCGCACAGTGCCTGCAGCCTGACGAGCCCCTGCTGGGATGCGACGAGTACTACTCACCCATCGAGGACTCGGAGGAAGGTCCtgatgacgacgatgatgataGAGATACCACGGAGCTCATCGGACGGGGCGCAGTGCGAGTCTGA
- the LOC109081413 gene encoding sperm-associated antigen 7 homolog codes for MADLLGSILSSMEKPPSAHDQESRRKAREQAARLKKMEEDEKRKKAEFRKKMEKEVSGFIQDSALRKKRYEPMSKIKRSILHDVAEVAGLASFSFGEDEENRYVMLFKKEFAPSDEELEAYRKGEEWDPQKAEERRRWKEQAALETEEASRAQKRPASPSSNYRDKYSHLIGTSAAKDAAHTLQANQSYGCVPVANKRDTRSIEEAMNEIRAKKRQKKDEEEGAGSSV; via the exons ATGGCGGACCTCCTGGGCTCGATCTTGAGCTCGATGGAAAAGCCCCCGAGCGCTCACGACCAAGAGAGCCGACGGAAAGCTAGAG AACAAGCAGCCAGACTGAAGAAGATGGAGGAGgatgagaagagaaagaaagcagaGTTTAGGAAAAAG ATGGAGAAGGAGGTGTCCGGCTTCATTCAGGACAGCGCCCTGCGGAAGAAGAGATACGAGCCCATGAGCAAGATCAAGAGAAGCATACT GCATGATGTGGCCGAGGTGGCTGGCCTGGCGTCCTTTTCCTTCGGTGAAGATGAGGAGAACAGATACGTCATGCTGTTTAAAAAG GAGTTTGCACCATCGGATGAAGAACTGGAGGCTTATCGGAAAGGTGAGGAGTGGGACCCGCAGAAAGCTGAGGAGAGACGGCGGTGGAAG GAGCAGGCTGCTCTGGAGACTGAAGAGGCCAGCCGCGCTCAGAAGAGGCCTGCGTCGCCCAGTTCAAACTACAGAGACAAGTACAGCCATCTGATTGGAACATCTGCTGCTAAAGACGCCGCCCACACGCTTCAGGCCAACCAATCATATGGCTGTG TCCCCGTGGCCAATAAGAGAGACACTCGCTCCATTGAGGAAGCCATGAACGAGATCAGAGCCAAGAAAAGGCAGAAGAAAGACGAGGAGGAAGGCGCTGGCAGCAGTGTGTGA
- the LOC109081397 gene encoding LOW QUALITY PROTEIN: mitochondrial 2-oxoglutarate/malate carrier protein-like (The sequence of the model RefSeq protein was modified relative to this genomic sequence to represent the inferred CDS: substituted 2 bases at 2 genomic stop codons): protein MSSAADTASTRPSTRPKTSPKAIKFLFGGLAGMGATVFVQPLDLVKNRMQLSGQGSKAREYRTSFHAVASILRNEGIGGIYTGLSAGLLRQATYTTTRLGIYTVLFERMSKADGTPPNFFMKAFIGMTAGATGAFVGTPAEVALIRMTADGRXKDINTSHIXLSHTLFIIPKVSNEPNTDCGCIPTMARAVVVNAAQLASYSQSKQALLDSGYFRDDILCHFCASMISGLVTTAASMPVDIVKTRIQNMRMIDGKPECRNGVEVLVKVIRKEGFFSLWKGFTPYYARLGPHTVLTFIFLEQMNRFYKIYFLDS from the exons ATGTCATCTGCAGCGGACACGGCCAGCACCAGGCCCAGCACCAGGCCCAAAACCTCGCCCAAAGCGATTAAGTTCCTCTTCGGGGGCCTGGCTGG GATGGGTGCCACAGTGTTTGTGCAGCCGCTGGACCTGGTGAAGAACCGGATGCAGCTGAGCGGTCAGGGCTCCAAGGCTCGTGAGTACAGGACCAGCTTCCATGCCGTGGCCAGCATCCTTCGCAACGAGGGCATCGGCGGGATCTACACCGG ACTTTCTGCGGGTCTGTTGAGACAGGCTACCTACACCACGACGCGTCTGGGCATCTACACCGTCCTGTTTGAGCGCATGTCCAAAGCTGATGGCACACCTCCCAACTTCTTCATGAAGGCTTTCATCGGGATGACCGCGGGGGCCACGGGGGCCTTCGTTGGGACGCCGGCCGAGGTGGCGCTTATTCGGATGACGGCTGACGGCAGGTAGAAGGATATAAACACATCCCATATTTGACTCTCTCACACATTGTTTATAATCCCGAAAGTGAGCAATGAACCAAACACCGattgt ggTTGCATACCCACCATGGCCAGAGCAGTCGTTGTGAACGCAGCACAACTTGCCTCATACTCCCAGTCCAAACAAGCACTGCTGGACTCTG gatATTTCAGAGATGATATCTTGTGTCACTTCTGTGCCAGTATGATCAGTGGACTGGTCACCACTGCTGCCTCCATGCCAGTGGACATCGTGAAGACCAG AATCCAGAACATGAGAATGATTGATGGGAAGCCGGAGTGCAGGAATGGTGTG GAGGTGTTGGTGAAGGTCATAAGGAAGGAAGGATTCTTCAGTCTGTGGAAGGGTTTTACTCCGTATTACGCTCGTCTCGGGCCACACACAGTCCTCACCTTCATCTTCCTGGAGCAGATGAACAGATTCTACAAGATCTATTTCCTTGACTCCTAG